Proteins co-encoded in one Arachis hypogaea cultivar Tifrunner chromosome 13, arahy.Tifrunner.gnm2.J5K5, whole genome shotgun sequence genomic window:
- the LOC112737775 gene encoding uncharacterized protein, which yields MLHPVPKPRELDRKGLLPLLLKRFKCPSEAVDTQKSFSVSGKGRAGMPRDVGNNSHGRNCNVGNIVKIIKPIGYLASLSGNTQDILVTFIAVRCDGAEVLVDNKYLKEHNPLLLINYYEQHLRYIP from the exons ATGTTGCATCCTGTCCCTAAGCCACGTGAACTTGATCGAAAAGGACTCCTTCCTTTGCTTCTGAAGCGATTCAAGTGTCCATCTGAGGCTGTTGATACTCAGAAGTCATTCAGTGTGTCTGGAAAAGGCCGGGCAGGAATGCCTCGTGATGTAGGGAATAATAGTCATGGTAGAAATTGCAATGTAGGGAATATTGTCAAGATTATAAAGCCAATAGGCTATTTAGCTTCATTGTCTGGCAACACACAGGATATCTTGGTGACCTTTATTGCTGTGAG GTGCGACGGAGCAGAAGTGTTGGTGGATAACAAATATCTAAAGGAACACAATCCACTCCTG CTGATCAATTACTATGAGCAGCATCTTCGGTACATTCCATGA